In Opitutaceae bacterium TAV5, one genomic interval encodes:
- a CDS encoding RNA polymerase subunit sigma-24 codes for MDLTGSSDEELATRIRADDQQALLVLAGRYYVHLCQFSESLVGRHELAEEAASNVFIRLWQRRHSLEITAGVRSYLFGAVRKQSINIRLSQIRTGEVPLHEMPEDALVDEHRADGDLLYRELRSEIDALLEDMPEQRRAVFRMNRLENRRYKEIASLLGISVAAVQHQMVRASRQIDAALPRLRRLVARGPRSGQA; via the coding sequence ATGGACCTGACCGGCTCTAGCGACGAGGAACTGGCGACCCGCATCCGGGCAGACGACCAGCAGGCCCTGCTCGTGCTGGCAGGTCGGTATTACGTTCACCTCTGCCAGTTTTCCGAATCTCTCGTGGGCCGGCACGAACTCGCGGAAGAAGCCGCCTCCAACGTCTTCATCCGCCTGTGGCAACGACGACACAGCTTGGAGATCACGGCCGGCGTGCGCAGCTATCTGTTCGGCGCCGTCCGCAAGCAATCCATCAACATCCGGCTCAGCCAGATCAGGACGGGCGAAGTGCCTCTTCACGAAATGCCCGAGGACGCGCTTGTTGACGAGCATCGCGCCGACGGGGATCTGCTTTACCGGGAATTGCGGAGCGAGATCGACGCGCTGCTGGAGGACATGCCCGAGCAGCGCCGGGCGGTTTTCAGGATGAACCGGCTGGAGAACCGGCGTTACAAGGAAATTGCCTCGCTCCTCGGCATTTCGGTGGCTGCGGTGCAGCATCAGATGGTGCGTGCCAGTCGCCAGATCGATGCAGCCCTGCCGCGGCTGCGCCGGCTCGTGGCCCGGGGACCCCGGAGCGGACAGGCATAA
- a CDS encoding transporter, which produces MTVQDEGKPYDDINITPMLDLAYVLLVIFILMCTASVAGTKVNLPKSSNTPASLAKPKTKAITVNNEGRVFLDTVPVTLTELEQRLNSQKSLTPDFPVVVRGDSLTHYQGVMDVLDVLGRVGISQVGLATKSGK; this is translated from the coding sequence ATGACCGTCCAGGACGAAGGCAAACCATACGACGACATCAACATCACGCCCATGCTGGATCTGGCGTACGTGCTGCTCGTCATTTTTATCCTCATGTGCACGGCCTCGGTTGCCGGGACAAAGGTCAACCTGCCGAAGTCGAGCAACACACCGGCCAGCCTCGCCAAGCCGAAGACGAAGGCGATCACAGTGAACAACGAGGGTCGTGTCTTTTTGGATACGGTTCCCGTGACGCTCACCGAACTCGAACAGCGGCTCAACTCGCAGAAATCGCTGACGCCGGATTTCCCGGTGGTGGTGCGCGGCGACAGCCTCACGCACTATCAGGGCGTCATGGATGTCCTCGATGTGCTCGGCCGCGTCGGCATCTCGCAAGTTGGCCTCGCCACCAAGTCCGGCAAATAG
- a CDS encoding biopolymer transporter ExbB — protein sequence MKRPTRFWFKNALLGLVALLGVPGVAHAWWNDEWALRKKLTIDATPVGAGITDPVGGAPVLVRLHIGNFQFDRARGDGGDIRFVAEDDKTVLPHHVAQFDSLLGEAFVWVRVPDVKSGAQTAVWLYYGNQAAPSVENAKGTYDADTVLAWHFGERGQPARDFSGNENNAANPGIPAEGTLIGTGLRFDGNSAITVPATPSLAWTANAPLTWSAWVKPATLAGRAIIYSRRSAAGPQTAFLVGTEQGAPFVEVTAAGNTLRSPAGALLTVNTWHHLAAVADGTRITLYVDGNSYATLDSGIPSLDTQAALGGDRSTPDAAVTSGFAGELVEFQLARAARPAGFIKFLAASQGGESGARAVLFGEEELSGGGGNGGHSGYFTVIIQNLTFDGWIVIVILAVMSAISLAVMVAKNGYIDAVRKGNERFLKIFNERVAGDLTVLDNTNHQVSSLGGQLTDAERKLISRAPLYRLYHIGAEEIRKRLSETKKGDERSLSAHAIRAITASMDGGRVREQQRLNKQMVLLTIAISGGPFLGLLGTVVGVMITFAAVAMAGDVNVNAIAPGIAAALLATVAGLAVAIPALFGYNYLLTRVKDVTADMQVFVDEFVTKIAEFYPKRASEKAKLASTE from the coding sequence ATGAAACGACCGACTCGATTCTGGTTCAAAAACGCACTGCTCGGCCTGGTAGCCCTGCTCGGCGTTCCCGGCGTGGCCCACGCCTGGTGGAACGACGAATGGGCACTGCGCAAGAAACTGACCATCGACGCCACGCCCGTCGGGGCCGGCATCACCGATCCGGTGGGCGGGGCGCCCGTCCTCGTGCGCCTGCACATCGGCAACTTCCAGTTCGACCGCGCCCGCGGCGACGGCGGTGACATCCGCTTTGTCGCCGAAGACGACAAGACGGTTCTCCCGCATCACGTCGCCCAGTTCGACTCGCTCCTCGGCGAGGCGTTTGTGTGGGTGCGCGTCCCCGACGTGAAATCCGGTGCGCAGACCGCTGTCTGGCTCTACTACGGCAACCAGGCTGCGCCTTCCGTCGAAAACGCGAAGGGCACCTATGATGCCGACACCGTGCTTGCCTGGCATTTTGGGGAACGCGGCCAGCCGGCCCGCGATTTTTCGGGCAACGAGAACAACGCGGCCAACCCCGGCATTCCGGCCGAGGGCACGCTGATCGGCACCGGCCTGCGTTTCGACGGCAACTCCGCCATCACCGTCCCCGCCACGCCCTCGCTCGCCTGGACCGCCAACGCTCCGCTGACCTGGTCAGCCTGGGTGAAACCGGCCACGCTCGCCGGACGCGCCATCATTTACAGCCGCCGTTCTGCCGCTGGTCCGCAAACCGCCTTCCTCGTCGGCACCGAGCAGGGCGCTCCTTTTGTGGAAGTCACCGCAGCCGGCAACACCCTCCGTTCGCCTGCTGGCGCACTCTTGACGGTCAACACCTGGCACCACCTCGCCGCAGTGGCCGACGGCACCCGCATCACGCTCTATGTCGACGGCAATTCCTACGCCACGCTTGATTCCGGTATCCCTTCTCTCGATACGCAGGCCGCGCTCGGCGGCGACCGCTCGACCCCCGATGCCGCGGTCACGTCCGGCTTTGCCGGCGAACTGGTCGAGTTCCAGCTTGCCCGCGCCGCCCGGCCAGCCGGTTTCATAAAATTCCTCGCGGCCTCGCAGGGCGGTGAGTCCGGAGCCCGCGCGGTTCTGTTCGGTGAAGAAGAACTCTCGGGCGGCGGCGGAAACGGGGGACATTCGGGATATTTTACGGTCATCATCCAAAACCTCACCTTCGATGGCTGGATCGTCATCGTTATTCTGGCTGTGATGAGCGCGATCAGCCTCGCGGTCATGGTCGCCAAAAACGGCTACATCGACGCGGTCCGCAAGGGGAACGAGCGCTTCCTAAAAATCTTCAACGAACGCGTGGCCGGCGACCTGACCGTCCTCGATAACACCAACCACCAGGTCTCTTCGCTTGGCGGCCAGCTCACCGATGCCGAGCGGAAACTCATCTCGCGCGCGCCGCTCTACCGTCTTTACCACATCGGAGCCGAGGAAATCCGCAAACGACTTTCCGAAACAAAAAAAGGCGATGAAAGATCCCTTTCCGCGCATGCGATCAGAGCCATCACCGCGAGCATGGACGGCGGTCGTGTCCGCGAACAACAGCGCCTCAACAAACAGATGGTGCTCTTGACGATTGCCATCTCCGGCGGTCCGTTTCTCGGACTGCTCGGCACCGTGGTCGGCGTCATGATCACCTTCGCGGCCGTGGCCATGGCCGGCGACGTCAACGTCAACGCCATCGCGCCCGGCATCGCCGCCGCGCTGCTGGCCACCGTGGCCGGCCTGGCCGTGGCGATCCCCGCGCTGTTCGGCTACAACTACCTGCTCACGCGAGTGAAAGATGTGACCGCCGACATGCAGGTCTTCGTGGACGAGTTCGTCACGAAGATCGCCGAGTTTTACCCGAAGCGCGCTTCCGAAAAAGCGAAACTCGCCAGCACCGAATAA
- a CDS encoding anti-FecI sigma factor FecR, with amino-acid sequence MHPEDDPQIAFYSLATRCLTGEATGDEQRRLAGLLDDPQWKKMFETMRSGWEGNPANALKGYDVKGALEKIRSATTESAATKRTEKKKRAGWWQSAAWRIRFPVTTGGIALAAASLAVVILAVFVVSRPKRPAEMAIAPIRWIEQVNGAGERLMLTLGDGTKITLNAGSTLSYPDAFGPRNRVVRLKGEGFFDVARDERRPFVVETSTLRVTVLGTQFNVRAFDDGSQAQVTLVHGKVQVTPAGSRGATATTPVTLTDGMRYSVAAETGKGEVRTVPAGEAVGWIQDKLVWENEPLPSAMKELERRFGIVVEITDQKLREQTITARFGRESLEEIFDLIHLTAPIRYEFVRSEDGKIKRVVLSLNRQNETTP; translated from the coding sequence ATGCATCCCGAAGATGATCCGCAGATCGCCTTTTACTCTCTCGCCACCCGCTGCCTCACCGGTGAGGCAACAGGCGACGAACAACGGCGGCTGGCCGGGTTGCTCGACGATCCTCAATGGAAAAAAATGTTCGAGACCATGCGGAGCGGCTGGGAGGGCAATCCCGCCAATGCGCTTAAAGGCTACGATGTAAAGGGAGCGCTGGAAAAAATCCGGAGTGCCACGACGGAATCCGCGGCGACGAAACGCACGGAAAAGAAAAAGCGGGCGGGATGGTGGCAGTCTGCCGCATGGCGTATCCGTTTCCCGGTTACGACTGGAGGCATCGCGCTGGCGGCGGCATCGCTTGCCGTCGTGATTCTGGCGGTCTTCGTCGTCTCCCGGCCAAAGCGGCCGGCGGAAATGGCCATCGCACCAATCCGATGGATCGAGCAGGTCAACGGAGCAGGCGAGCGCCTGATGCTCACGCTCGGTGACGGGACAAAAATTACTCTCAATGCCGGCAGCACGCTTTCCTATCCGGATGCGTTTGGCCCCCGCAACAGGGTCGTGCGTTTGAAGGGGGAAGGATTTTTTGATGTGGCGCGGGATGAAAGGCGTCCGTTCGTGGTCGAGACTTCGACATTGCGGGTCACCGTTCTCGGCACGCAGTTCAATGTCAGGGCGTTTGATGACGGAAGCCAGGCACAGGTGACGCTGGTGCATGGCAAGGTGCAGGTAACGCCAGCAGGGTCTCGCGGCGCGACCGCGACGACTCCGGTCACGCTGACCGACGGCATGCGTTACTCGGTCGCCGCGGAGACCGGCAAGGGAGAGGTCCGGACGGTTCCGGCCGGAGAGGCGGTCGGGTGGATACAGGACAAGCTGGTGTGGGAAAACGAACCATTGCCTTCGGCCATGAAGGAACTGGAACGCCGTTTCGGCATCGTGGTGGAGATCACCGACCAAAAGCTGCGGGAACAGACGATCACCGCCCGGTTCGGAAGGGAATCGCTTGAGGAAATTTTCGATCTGATTCACCTGACAGCGCCGATCCGATATGAGTTCGTCAGGAGCGAGGACGGAAAGATCAAGCGGGTCGTGCTGTCGCTCAACCGGCAGAACGAGACGACACCGTGA
- a CDS encoding hemin-binding protein produces the protein MNPVSFPCSLILLLSACVFPLAAAEPPNPSSAAPAAPPQYIDIFEYRVEGVHKLTPREVEKTVYPWLGEARTPDDVEGARVALEKLYQSKGYQTVAVQVPQQQVQNNTVVIRVTEGTVGRLRIRGSRYFDHNQIKEKAPSIAEGKVPDFNAVTRDIIALNQLPDRKVTPSLRAGVAPGTVDIDLNVEDTLPFHGSLELNNRHSANTKPLRLNGSASYGNLWQLEHTLGLSFQIAPERIDDAKVFSAYYLAPVPNSPVKLLLQGVKQDSDVSTLGTFDVAGRGEIVGLQAIVALTGSETYTHSLTGGFDYKHFDELLTLTGMPDATQTPITYYPFSVTYTGTSVGKKAITQFNAGLNFHFRGLGSSSEEFSNKRYGSDGSYIYFRGDIAQTRDIAADWQLFAKLQGQLSSQPLISSEQFGAGGLGTVRGYLESETMGDNGIAGTIELRTPPLTLGGFLDEWRLYVFTDWAGLTLTDTLPEQDSRFLLGSVGAGMTLKFRKHFNGSLDLGLPLRSEGGTEHFDPRLTFRVWADF, from the coding sequence GTGAATCCCGTTTCCTTTCCCTGCTCACTCATCCTGCTCCTGTCCGCCTGTGTTTTTCCGCTTGCAGCAGCCGAACCACCAAACCCGTCGTCCGCCGCGCCGGCTGCGCCGCCGCAGTACATCGACATTTTCGAGTACCGGGTGGAGGGCGTCCACAAGCTGACGCCGCGGGAGGTGGAAAAGACGGTTTATCCATGGCTGGGCGAAGCGCGCACGCCCGACGATGTCGAGGGCGCCCGGGTCGCGCTCGAAAAACTGTATCAAAGTAAAGGATACCAGACGGTGGCTGTGCAGGTGCCGCAACAGCAGGTGCAGAACAATACGGTGGTCATCCGGGTGACCGAGGGAACGGTGGGGCGGCTGCGCATCCGCGGCTCCCGCTACTTCGATCATAACCAGATCAAGGAAAAGGCGCCATCGATCGCCGAGGGAAAAGTTCCGGACTTCAACGCGGTCACGCGCGACATCATCGCCCTCAATCAGCTTCCGGACCGGAAGGTCACGCCGTCACTTCGCGCGGGGGTCGCCCCTGGCACCGTCGATATCGACCTCAACGTCGAGGACACGCTTCCATTCCACGGCAGCCTCGAACTGAACAATCGCCACAGTGCGAACACCAAACCGCTGCGCCTGAACGGCTCGGCCAGCTACGGCAACCTCTGGCAACTGGAGCACACGCTCGGCCTCAGTTTCCAGATCGCGCCGGAGCGCATCGACGACGCGAAGGTGTTTTCGGCCTACTACCTCGCTCCGGTCCCGAATTCTCCCGTCAAGCTGCTCCTGCAGGGAGTGAAGCAGGACAGCGACGTGTCCACGCTGGGCACCTTCGATGTGGCGGGCCGCGGCGAGATCGTCGGCCTGCAGGCGATCGTGGCCCTGACCGGTTCGGAGACCTATACGCACAGCCTGACCGGCGGTTTCGACTACAAGCATTTTGACGAGTTGCTGACGCTGACCGGCATGCCCGACGCCACGCAGACGCCGATTACCTACTACCCGTTTTCCGTCACCTACACGGGCACATCGGTCGGGAAGAAAGCCATCACGCAGTTCAACGCCGGGCTCAATTTCCACTTCCGCGGCCTGGGCAGTTCATCGGAGGAATTTTCCAACAAACGCTACGGCTCCGACGGCAGCTACATCTACTTTCGCGGGGACATTGCGCAGACGCGCGACATTGCTGCCGACTGGCAGCTTTTCGCAAAACTCCAGGGCCAGCTTTCCAGCCAGCCGCTCATCTCGTCCGAACAGTTCGGAGCCGGCGGTCTCGGCACCGTGCGCGGTTATCTCGAATCCGAGACGATGGGGGACAACGGCATTGCCGGCACCATCGAACTGCGCACGCCGCCGCTCACCCTCGGCGGCTTCCTCGACGAGTGGCGCCTCTATGTCTTCACCGACTGGGCCGGCCTGACGCTTACCGATACGCTGCCCGAACAGGATTCCCGCTTCCTGCTCGGCAGTGTCGGCGCGGGCATGACCCTGAAATTCAGAAAACACTTCAACGGCTCCCTCGATCTCGGCCTGCCCCTGCGCAGCGAGGGCGGGACCGAACATTTTGACCCCCGGCTCACCTTCCGTGTCTGGGCCGACTTCTGA
- a CDS encoding peptidyl-prolyl cis-trans isomerase, with protein sequence MKSSHKRLACFLLLRLPKGRPLRSALRAGASRAAISALCAASAFSFSPSVLAADGGSGIIARVSDTDVRIDDIRSSLESLDPREQAALAANPALLSQAVRSLLARRVVLAEAVAQKWDKNPAFTAQLEKLRENALIESYLQSVSQPPADFPSEADLHTVYEANRAALVAPRQFRIAQIFVAAPAPAAADTAALEKARARLDSVTQQLARSGADFAAIARSESDEKQSAANGGELGWLTDAQLRPEIRDTVTALASGAVSQPVRLADGWHILKALEIRDARPLTLDEVRVQLSQRLRAERLQANRQAYLAKLLEENPMTINELALSRVLAPSH encoded by the coding sequence ATGAAGTCATCACACAAACGGCTGGCTTGCTTTTTGCTCCTTCGGCTGCCCAAGGGGCGCCCGCTTCGGTCGGCCCTTCGGGCCGGCGCGTCCCGCGCCGCCATCTCCGCGCTTTGCGCTGCGTCAGCTTTCAGTTTTTCCCCGTCTGTCCTCGCCGCCGATGGCGGCTCCGGCATCATCGCCCGCGTCAGCGACACCGATGTCAGGATCGACGACATCCGGTCCTCGCTCGAAAGCCTCGATCCGCGCGAGCAGGCCGCGCTCGCCGCCAACCCCGCGCTGCTCAGCCAGGCGGTGCGTTCGCTGCTGGCCCGCCGGGTCGTCCTCGCCGAGGCCGTCGCCCAAAAATGGGACAAGAATCCCGCCTTCACCGCGCAGCTCGAAAAGCTGCGGGAAAACGCGCTGATCGAAAGCTACCTGCAATCCGTCTCGCAGCCCCCGGCGGATTTCCCGTCCGAGGCCGACCTGCACACCGTTTACGAGGCCAACCGCGCCGCGCTCGTCGCTCCCCGCCAGTTCCGGATTGCCCAGATCTTTGTCGCCGCTCCCGCTCCGGCTGCCGCCGACACCGCCGCCCTCGAAAAGGCCAGGGCCAGGCTCGATTCCGTGACGCAGCAGCTTGCCCGGTCCGGCGCCGACTTCGCCGCCATCGCCCGGAGCGAAAGCGACGAAAAACAGAGCGCGGCCAACGGCGGCGAACTCGGCTGGCTCACCGACGCCCAGCTTCGTCCGGAGATTCGTGATACCGTGACCGCGCTCGCGTCCGGCGCAGTCAGCCAGCCCGTCCGCCTCGCCGATGGCTGGCATATTCTGAAGGCGCTCGAGATCCGCGACGCCCGCCCGCTCACCCTCGACGAGGTCCGTGTGCAGCTCTCGCAGCGCCTCCGCGCCGAACGCCTCCAGGCCAACCGTCAGGCTTACCTGGCGAAGCTGCTCGAGGAAAATCCGATGACCATCAACGAACTCGCCCTCTCCCGGGTGCTCGCACCCAGCCACTAG